One window of Triticum dicoccoides isolate Atlit2015 ecotype Zavitan chromosome 5A, WEW_v2.0, whole genome shotgun sequence genomic DNA carries:
- the LOC119297972 gene encoding uncharacterized protein LOC119297972 has translation MGACNSCEATAVAAVTGASAVGEATAARVVLADGQLQRFPGGTRASQAMKAAAAPAGACFLCSADGLELGGAVAAVLGDEELQPGQLYFVLPAAMRRRALQAEEMAALAIRASAALAGDHDGPLVFPDSASGAPAARSGAKGGSRRRSRRAPSLGRDFVPDLGAIAE, from the coding sequence ATGGGCGCGTGCAACTCGTGCGAGGCGACGGCCGTGGCGGCGGTCACGGGGGCCTCCGCGGTGGGCGAGGCCACGGCGGCAAGGGTCGTGCTCGCGGACGGCCAGCTGCAGCGGTTCCCCGGGGGCACCCGGGCGTCGCAGGCCATGAAGGCCGCGGCGGCTCCCGCGGGCGCGTGCTTCCTGTGCAGCGCCGACGGGCTCGAGCTCGGCGGCGCGGTGGCCGCGGTGTTgggcgacgaggagctgcagcccgGGCAGCTCTACTTCGTGCTGCCcgcggcgatgcggcggcgggCGCTGCAGGCGGAGGAGATGGCCGCGCTCGCGATCCGCGCCAGCGCCGCGCTGGCCGGCGACCACGACGGCCCGCTCGTGTTCCCCGACTCGGCCAGTGGCGCCCCCGCGGCGAGGAGCGGCGCGAAGGGCGGGTCCCGCCGGCGGTCGCGGAGGGCGCCCAGCCTCGGGCGCGACTTCGTGCCGGATCTCGGCGCCATTGCCGAGTAG
- the LOC119303073 gene encoding uncharacterized protein LOC119303073 isoform X1, with amino-acid sequence MRDTSVHTSEYPCPGRACGLGGGTHLTQKGTFAQSVQCGPFSLPRGAWYCRTKLEFVLHLAPLLFSDLGLEVRLDLSMATPTATTPALAFGSMGAASDSVVRGVHFVSGPAVADSAVGVESRETLPVYEVPPARGLVGDLSDVELSDGSCTTGAAPAGGGVASAGAGDGARAVDSRSAVQSFSPSAPAAASTTIRVGWKRRPRVARAPDERAAVVGRVPALEAAIRGLARRTDVVVNPSMAEAYEFYNLYSWEVGFGIRYGKSRQNVNGTKCMQEIVCGCAGKPERENSSSLRSDCAAMVRLHRTDDGGWYVLENCASHNHELLRTCAEKLHWPSHRHIDTYTKDLCETAAGEQCESMEGLQYLWQPVWANEECTVHEEVP; translated from the exons ATGAGAGATACATCAGTCCATACTTCCGAATACCCGTGTCCAGGTCGCGCATGTGGGCTCGGCGGGGGTACACACCTGACGCAAAAGGGAACTTTTGCGCAGAGCGTGCAGTGCGGACCCTTTTCTTTACCTCGCGGGGCCTGGTACTGTCGTACCAAGTTGGAGTTTGTCCTGCATCTCGCACCGCTTCTCTTTTCCGATTTGGGGCTGGAGGTTCGTCTGGACCTGTCCATGGCGACTCCCACAGCGACGACACCGGCGTTGGCCTTTGG ATCGATGGGGGCGGCAAGCGATTCCGTGGTGCGCGGCGTGCATTTCGTTTCCGGTCCCGCCGTGGCCGACTCTGCAGTAGGCGTAGAGTCGCGGGAGACACTACCGGTGTATGAGGTCCCGCCGGCTCGCGGCCTGGTTGGCGACCTGTCTGATGTCGAGCTGTCCGACGGGTCCTGCACGACGGGGGCGGCGCCGGCTGGCGGAGGTGTGGCGTCGGCAGGCGCCGGTGACGGGGCGCGCGCCGTCGACTCGCGCAGCGCAGTTCAGTCATTCAGCCCCagtgctccggcggcggcgagcaccACTATCCGCGTTGGCTGGAAGCGCAG GCCAAGGGTAGCCCGGGCACCAGATGAGAGGGCGGCTGTAGTTGGTCGTGTGCCGGCGCTTGAAGCTGCGATCCGAGGATTAGCTAGAAGGACTGATGTGGTTGTCAACCCGTCGATGGCAGAGGCGTATGAATTCTACAATTTGTATTCATGGGAGGTTGGCTTTGGGATTCGTTATGGCAAGAGCAGGCAGAATGTCAACGGGACCAAATGCATGCAGGAGATCGTGTGCGGCTGCGCT GGTAAACCAGAGAGGGAGAACAGTTCATCGTTGAGGAGCGATTGCGCCGCCATGGTTCGTCTGCACCGGACAGATGATGGGGGGTGGTATGTCTTGGAAAATTGTGCTTCCCACAACCATGAACTGCTTAGGACTTGTGCTGAGAAGCTGCACTGGCCATCACACCGGCACATTGACACATACACCAAAGATCTTTGTGAAACGGCTGCAGGAGAACAATGTGAATCTATGGAAGGTTTACAGTATCTTTGGCAGCCTGTTTGGGCGAATGAAGAATGTACCGTTCACGAAGAGGTGCCTTAG
- the LOC119303073 gene encoding uncharacterized protein LOC119303073 isoform X2: protein MWARRGYTPDAKGNFCAERAVRTLFFTSRGLVLSYQVGVCPASRTASLFRFGAGGSSGPVHGDSHSDDTGVGLWYCRSMGAASDSVVRGVHFVSGPAVADSAVGVESRETLPVYEVPPARGLVGDLSDVELSDGSCTTGAAPAGGGVASAGAGDGARAVDSRSAVQSFSPSAPAAASTTIRVGWKRRPRVARAPDERAAVVGRVPALEAAIRGLARRTDVVVNPSMAEAYEFYNLYSWEVGFGIRYGKSRQNVNGTKCMQEIVCGCAGKPERENSSSLRSDCAAMVRLHRTDDGGWYVLENCASHNHELLRTCAEKLHWPSHRHIDTYTKDLCETAAGEQCESMEGLQYLWQPVWANEECTVHEEVP from the exons ATGTGGGCTCGGCGGGGGTACACACCTGACGCAAAAGGGAACTTTTGCGCAGAGCGTGCAGTGCGGACCCTTTTCTTTACCTCGCGGGGCCTGGTACTGTCGTACCAAGTTGGAGTTTGTCCTGCATCTCGCACCGCTTCTCTTTTCCGATTTGGGGCTGGAGGTTCGTCTGGACCTGTCCATGGCGACTCCCACAGCGACGACACCGGCGTTGGCCTTTGG TACTGCAGATCGATGGGGGCGGCAAGCGATTCCGTGGTGCGCGGCGTGCATTTCGTTTCCGGTCCCGCCGTGGCCGACTCTGCAGTAGGCGTAGAGTCGCGGGAGACACTACCGGTGTATGAGGTCCCGCCGGCTCGCGGCCTGGTTGGCGACCTGTCTGATGTCGAGCTGTCCGACGGGTCCTGCACGACGGGGGCGGCGCCGGCTGGCGGAGGTGTGGCGTCGGCAGGCGCCGGTGACGGGGCGCGCGCCGTCGACTCGCGCAGCGCAGTTCAGTCATTCAGCCCCagtgctccggcggcggcgagcaccACTATCCGCGTTGGCTGGAAGCGCAG GCCAAGGGTAGCCCGGGCACCAGATGAGAGGGCGGCTGTAGTTGGTCGTGTGCCGGCGCTTGAAGCTGCGATCCGAGGATTAGCTAGAAGGACTGATGTGGTTGTCAACCCGTCGATGGCAGAGGCGTATGAATTCTACAATTTGTATTCATGGGAGGTTGGCTTTGGGATTCGTTATGGCAAGAGCAGGCAGAATGTCAACGGGACCAAATGCATGCAGGAGATCGTGTGCGGCTGCGCT GGTAAACCAGAGAGGGAGAACAGTTCATCGTTGAGGAGCGATTGCGCCGCCATGGTTCGTCTGCACCGGACAGATGATGGGGGGTGGTATGTCTTGGAAAATTGTGCTTCCCACAACCATGAACTGCTTAGGACTTGTGCTGAGAAGCTGCACTGGCCATCACACCGGCACATTGACACATACACCAAAGATCTTTGTGAAACGGCTGCAGGAGAACAATGTGAATCTATGGAAGGTTTACAGTATCTTTGGCAGCCTGTTTGGGCGAATGAAGAATGTACCGTTCACGAAGAGGTGCCTTAG